One stretch of Janibacter limosus DNA includes these proteins:
- the ahpF gene encoding alkyl hydroperoxide reductase subunit F, with protein MALDPNLATQLKAYLDNLREPIELVASLDESPKSAELDELLVEIEGMSGQITRRVAEGSDLDQRVPSFAITRVSDPAVSVRFAGIPMGHEFTSLVLALLQVGGHPSKASQDLIDQVQGLSGDHHFETFFSLSCQNCPDVVQALNLMSVLNPGITHTAIDGAVFPTEAEQRGVLAVPTVFHNGETFGSGRMELAEIVGKVDELSGGDSAARAAEELSAREPYDVLVVGGGPAGASAAIYAARKGIRTGLVAERFGGQVLDTMSIENLISVPHTEGPKLAADLERHVTEYDVEMVRSQAAAGLSAGDDGLTTVDLANGASLSGKTVILATGARWRTMGVPGEEDYRNKGVTFCPHCDGPLFKGKRIAVIGGGNSGVEAAIDLAGIVGHVTLIEFMDDMRADAVLQRKLRSLPNVEVRLGTKTTEVIGDGGKVTGLAIEPRDGGEGEQLDLEGVFVQIGLLPNTEWLGDALELSERGEIVIDGVGRTSLPGVFAAGDCTVEPYKQIVTALGAGSTASLSAFDHLIRTSAPDEESAIAATKAADGPLEAGDQIDVPDSVGASA; from the coding sequence ATGGCCCTCGATCCGAACCTCGCCACCCAGCTCAAGGCATACCTCGACAACCTGCGCGAGCCGATCGAGCTCGTCGCCTCCCTCGACGAGAGCCCCAAGTCCGCAGAGCTCGACGAGCTGCTCGTCGAGATCGAGGGCATGAGCGGCCAGATCACCCGCCGCGTGGCCGAAGGGAGCGACTTGGACCAGCGCGTCCCCTCCTTCGCGATCACCCGGGTGTCCGATCCCGCCGTCTCCGTGCGCTTCGCCGGCATCCCGATGGGCCACGAGTTCACCTCGCTCGTCCTGGCCCTGCTGCAGGTCGGCGGCCACCCGAGCAAGGCCTCGCAGGACCTCATCGACCAGGTCCAGGGCCTGAGCGGTGACCACCACTTCGAGACCTTCTTCTCGCTGAGCTGCCAGAACTGCCCGGACGTCGTCCAGGCGCTCAACCTGATGAGCGTGCTCAACCCCGGGATCACGCACACCGCCATCGACGGCGCGGTCTTCCCGACCGAGGCCGAGCAGCGTGGCGTGCTCGCGGTGCCCACCGTCTTCCACAACGGCGAGACCTTCGGCTCCGGCCGGATGGAGCTGGCCGAGATCGTCGGCAAGGTCGACGAGCTGTCCGGTGGCGACTCCGCGGCCCGCGCCGCCGAGGAGCTCTCCGCGCGTGAGCCCTACGACGTCCTCGTCGTCGGTGGTGGCCCCGCCGGCGCGTCCGCCGCGATCTACGCCGCGCGCAAGGGCATCCGCACCGGGCTCGTCGCCGAGCGCTTCGGCGGGCAGGTCCTCGACACGATGTCGATCGAGAACCTCATCTCCGTCCCGCACACCGAGGGCCCCAAGCTTGCCGCTGACCTCGAGCGCCACGTCACCGAGTACGACGTCGAGATGGTCCGCAGCCAGGCCGCTGCCGGGCTGTCCGCCGGCGACGACGGCCTGACCACGGTCGACCTGGCCAATGGCGCGAGCCTGTCCGGCAAGACCGTCATCCTGGCGACCGGTGCCCGCTGGCGCACCATGGGCGTCCCCGGCGAGGAGGACTACCGCAACAAGGGCGTCACCTTCTGCCCGCACTGCGACGGTCCGCTCTTCAAGGGCAAGCGCATCGCCGTCATCGGCGGCGGCAACTCCGGTGTCGAGGCCGCCATCGACCTGGCCGGCATCGTCGGTCACGTGACGCTCATCGAGTTCATGGACGACATGCGCGCCGACGCGGTCCTGCAGCGCAAGCTGCGCTCGCTGCCCAATGTCGAGGTCCGTCTGGGGACCAAGACGACCGAGGTCATCGGAGACGGTGGCAAGGTCACCGGCCTGGCCATCGAGCCGCGTGACGGCGGCGAGGGGGAGCAGCTCGACCTCGAGGGCGTCTTCGTCCAGATCGGCCTGCTGCCCAACACCGAGTGGCTCGGCGACGCGCTGGAGCTGTCCGAGCGCGGCGAGATCGTCATCGACGGTGTCGGCCGCACCAGCCTCCCGGGTGTCTTCGCCGCGGGCGACTGCACGGTCGAGCCCTACAAGCAGATCGTCACGGCCCTGGGTGCCGGCTCGACGGCCTCCCTGAGCGCCTTCGACCACCTCATCCGCACCAGCGCCCCCGACGAGGAGTCGGCGATCGCCGCGACCAAGGCGGCCGACGGCCCGCTCGAGGCCGGCGACCAGATCGACGTGCCCGACTCGGTCGGCGCCTCCGCCTGA